From a region of the Podospora pseudopauciseta strain CBS 411.78 chromosome 7 map unlocalized CBS411.78m_7, whole genome shotgun sequence genome:
- a CDS encoding uncharacterized protein (COG:S; EggNog:ENOG50KOG4826): protein MRKSITSRLVRLPLKAARQTPQRSFPAIFARGGTSNGLVMFEHDLPPRSHWPSVLPKVMGSPDPHGRQLDGMGSGISSTSKICVLSPPSRKDVDVDFTFVQVGIKDGVLDMGGNCGNLSSVVGPVAFDHGLVKRRGVGFRKEGAEEEMVGCVRIFNTNTGKVVESRFRVGGNPLRFDSEGGYEMDGVGGRGSRVVMRFLEPGGAKTGRTLPTGRGVDVLRLRGGGGVEASLVDVGNPGVFVRVDDLGVEGWEGLTPGRVEGDEDLKGKLEEIRQAGAEMMGLDPRVESVPKVVMVFPPEVTAREGGKGANIKCLALSMGQAHKAAPLTLALCLGAAARLEGTIPNQLAVGLDAESGVVTIEHPSGKLDVGVMVEDGKIVSAELHRTARVLMKGKVYY from the coding sequence ATGAGAAAATCCATCACGTCCCGCCTCGTGCGCCTCCCCCTCAAAGCAGCCCGGCAAACACCCCAACGTTCCTTTCCCGCCATCTTCGCCCGCGGCGGGACGTCAAACGGTTTGGTCATGTTCGAGCATGACCTTCCTCCCCGATCTCACTGGCCTTCTGTCCTGCCCAAAGTAATGGGTTCCCCAGATCCTCATGGTCGACAACTCGACGGGATGGGATCGGGGATCTCGTCCACGTCCAAGATCTGCGTGCTTTCCCCCCCGAGCAGAAAGGATGTAGATGTGGACTTCACGTTTGTTCAGGTTGGTATCAAGGACGGCGTGCTGGACATGGGGGGGAATTGTGGGAATTTGAGCAGTGTTGTTGGGCCTGTGGCGTTTGATCACGggctggtgaagaggaggggggtggggttcAGAAAagagggagcggaggaggagatggtggggtgtgtgaggatatttaatactaatactgggaaggtggtggagagtaGGTTTAGGGTTGGGGGGAATCCGTTGCGGTTTGACAGTGAGGGGGGGTatgagatggatggggttggtgggagggggagtaggGTTGTGATGAGGTTTTTGGAGCCGGGGGGGGCGAAGACGGGGAGGACGCTGCCTACGGGACGGGGGGTGGATGTGCTtaggttgagggggggtgggggggtagAGGCGAGTTTGGTTGATGTGGGCAATCCGGGGGTTTTTGTGAGGGTGGATGatttgggggttgaggggtgggaggggttgacgccggggagggtggagggggatgaggatttgaaggggaagctggaggagattAGGCAGGCGGGggcggagatgatggggttggatCCGAGGGTTGAGAGTGTACcgaaggtggtgatggtttttcCTCCTGAGGTGACGGccagggaaggggggaagggggcgaATATCAAGTGTTTGGCGCTATCGATGGGGCAGGCGCACAAGGCGGCTCCGTTGACGCTGGCGTTGTGTCttggggcggcggcgaggctgGAGGGGACGATTCCGAATCAGCTTGCGGTAGGGCTGGATGCTGAGAGTGGCGTTGTTACTATTGAGCACCCGAGTGGTAAGCTTGATGTGGGAGTTATGGTTGAGGACGGGAAGATTGTCTCGGCCGAGCTGCACAGGACTGCCCGGGTGCTGATGAAAGGGAAGGTCTATTACTAG
- a CDS encoding uncharacterized protein (EggNog:ENOG503PG5S), which translates to MDHFNATVKDGKLVNTRRGLQVSRQKFNGISFVNTSAQDSSSSGTQSFRLTKESPSKSTSLLEIKFADTSNELQSAGAATSVQEGQGRTPNFSFVSETGQQHQAKKQPRRRAIPKPKGQQDHRRNSASPYLSSPDSRPPSRSSVATPPPRLEETAFQFFGSSFLTSQRQPQLQQQPFLSPTIQGYHARQQQHLQVNSLTAITSPPLPPPWPPAESATYPVPFSPSQSGWELFHHYNTHHLPLQLYPYEDIVTYNPARSDNNESSIGFSDIAAFHCVLMCGEIAEAVLNRQHHLASESETEPRGFAYHISKICAILNKKLDGNHWDMHMRGLQKVLDVLGGLTSLPTWVVRRIHTADLKGATALASTPYLPLTRSLIPSATTAILPPAQLAHTTHTINSILQPLDIHPSVITTLITLSNFTSAVHLARQSTTSSMRFDPYIFTEELQSVTYDLLTLPNPLSKHSEETPLDITPTLEQALRISSLLLLKDLLPDHPRNLGGYTTLVGLLRHHLQIITQVVSPAHNLLVDPQLRQHHRRKKELRQILTWVCLVGDVATQRAKQNDCRYREAGDNMVLEEDQKEYSREIFQSCLVSIFGPDNNTEDLALVDLFKLGDVICKKGDDLEGVVSLFG; encoded by the exons ATGGACCACTTCAATGCGACTGTCAAGGATGGGAAACTGGTTAATACTCGTCGCGGACTTCAAGTATCAAGGCAGAAGTTTAATGGGATATCGTTTGTGAATACCTCAGCTCAGGATTCTTCGTCTTCTGGCACACAGTCGTTTCGCTTGACGAAGGAGTCTCCCTCAAAGTCCACATCTCTTCTAGAGATCAAATTCGCCGATACAAGCAACGAGTTACAGTCTGCTGGGGCAGCTACAAGTGtacaagaagggcaaggtcGAACGCCAAATTTCAGCTTCGTGTCGGAAACGGGACAACAGCaccaggccaagaagcaacCACGACGAAGAGCAATTCCAAAGCCAAAGGGACAGCAAGACCACCGAAGAAACTCGGCCTCACCATATTTGTCTTCTCCCGACTCTCGTCCACCATCCCGGTCATCTGTTGCTACACCACCGCCTCGGTTGGAAGAGACAGCATTCCAGTTCTTTGGCTCTTCTTTTCTAACCTCACAACGGCAGCCTCAACTCCAGCAACagccttttctctctcctaCAATTCAGGGGTATCATGcccgccagcagcagcatctaCAGGTCAATAGCCTTACTGCCATTACCTCTCCACCACTACCGCCGCCTTGGCCGCCAGCCGAATCAGCCACCTACCCCGTACCgttctccccttcccagtcCGGCTGGGAGCTCTTCCACCACTACAACACTCACCACTTGCCTCTCCAGCTCTACCCCTACGAAGACATTGTGACCTACAATCCCGCACGCTCAGACAATAACGAGAGCTCTATCGGCTTCTCTGATATCGCCGCTTTTCACTGCGTTCTAATGTGTGGGGAAATAGCTGAAGCTGTTCTAAACCGTCAGCACCACTTGGCATCTGAATCCGAGACGGAACCAAGAGGGTTTGCATATCACATATCGAAGATATGCGCCATATTGAACAAGAAGCTAGACGGGa ATCACTGGGATATGCACATGCGAGGACTCCAAAAAGTGCTCGATGTACTAGGAGGGCTAACAAGCCTGCCAACGTGGGTGGTAAGGAGGATACACAC CGCCGACCTCAAAGGAGCCACAGCCCTCGCCTCAACTCCCTATCTCCCGCTCACCCGCTCTCTAATTCCCTCAGCCACAACCGCTATCCTACCACCAGCCCAACTAGCTCACACTACCCACACGATCAACTccatcctccaacccctcgaCATCCACCCCTCCGTCATAACAACCCTAATCACCCTGTCAAACTTCACGTCAGCAGTCCATCTAGCCCGACAGTCAACTACCAGCTCCATGAGATTCGACCCCTACATCTTTACAGAAGAACTCCAATCCGTCACATATGACCTTCTCACCCTGCCCAACCCACTCAGCAAACACTCGGAAGAAACACCTCTAGACATCACACCAACTCTCGAACAAGCCCTCCGTatatcctccctcctccttctcaaagacctcctccccgaccaCCCCCGCAACCTCGGCGGTTACACCACTTTAGTCGGCCTACTTCGACACCATCTCCAGATTATCACTCAGGTTGTTTCACCAGCACACAACCTACTTGTCGATCCACAACTCCGGCAACATCacagaagaaagaaagagctGAGACAGATACTGACCTGGGTCTGTTTAGTGGGTGATGTAGCAACTCAGAGAGCAAAACAAAATGACTGCCGCTACCGAGAAGCTGGCGACAACATGGTTCTTGAGGAAGATCAAAAGGAGTATTCACGGGAGATATTCCAGAGTTGTTTAGTCTCTATTTTTGGTCCTGATAATAACACTGAGGATCTCGCCTTGGTCGATCTATTCAAGTTGGGAGATGTTATATGCAAGAAAGGGGATGATCTTGAAGGGGTTGTTTCACTATTTGGATGA
- a CDS encoding uncharacterized protein (EggNog:ENOG503NUDX) — MSNKPIFVATHPRACSTAFERVFMTRHDILHCVHEPFGDAFYYGPERLSERFEDDEEGRKKSSFSQITYKDVVDQIFDPAASEGKRIFIKDITHYLLPPHQKPVSIPPSLSSFASPADSNNPTVLPISLLREFHFTFLIRHPRRAIPSYYRCTIPPLSSKTGFHNFMPSEAGYDELRRLFDYLLAEGLLLPPSAKANGHKHDEDAVKITVIDADDLLDHPAEIIQRYCEDVGIDYDPKMLKWDDDEQHKRAKEAFEKWNGFHDDAIGSTELKPRVNGPKILTEEEENAQWKEKYGEEGQRLIRETVDANVADYEYLKQFAVKV, encoded by the exons ATGTCGAACAAACCCATCTTCGTGGCCACCCACCCCAGGGCCTGTTCAACGGCCTTTGAGCGCGTCTTCATGACCAGACATGATATCCTTCACTGTGTCCACGAGCCATTCGGTGATGCCTTCTACTACGGTCCTGAGCGTTTGAGCGAACGTttcgaagatgatgaagagggccGCAAGAAGAGCAGTTTCTCCCAGATCACTTACAAGGATGTTGTCGACCAAATATTCGACCCTGCCGCCAGTGAG GGCAAACGCATCTTCATAAAAGACATCACCCactacctcctccccccgcACCAAAAACCAGTCAGCATTCCcccatccctctcctcctttgcctcTCCAGCAGactccaacaacccaaccgtcctccccatctccctccttcGCGAATTCCACTTCACCTTCCTCATccgccacccccgccgcGCAATTCCCTCTTATTACCGGTGCACAATCCCACCTCTGTCATCCAAAACTGGCTTTCACAATTTCATGCCCTCGGAAGCCGGCTATGACGAGCTCCGTCGCCTCTTCGACTACCTTCTCGCTGAAGGCCTTCTCCTACCCCCATCCGCCAAAGCCAACGGCCACAAGCACGACGAAGATGCCGTGAAAATCACAGTCATTGACGCCGACGACCTCCTCGACCACCCCGCAGAAATCATCCAGCGGTACTGTGAGGACGTGGGGATCGATTATGACCCCAAAATGCTCAAatgggacgacgacgagcagCACAAGCGAGCCAAGGAGGCGTTCGAGAAGTGGAACGGCTTTCACGACGATGCCATTGGGAGCACAGAGTTGAAGCCGAGGGTGAACGGGCCG AAGATCCTAaccgaagaggaagaaaacgCCCAATGGAAAGAGAAGTACGGCGAGGAAGGGCAAAGGCTGATCAGGGAGACGGTCGACGCCAACGTGGCCGATTACGAGTACCTCAAACAGTTCGCCGTCAAGGTTTAG
- a CDS encoding uncharacterized protein (COG:S; EggNog:ENOG503P4VN), with amino-acid sequence MNSLRTAAASRPLLAAMATRPVGLASVMIARRPTTAVVAPRRLAPGLGLVVRTKTTKSALHLQMNAKKKADAIAEREREMERKMEEAKVLGERLYLWNHIQANHVLWSTTRELRANKSLRQVQFTGKKNTLIKIRKDYWRPMATIQFPEGEGEAGLSVYHKLVELKKRHELEWDDGGEEAKRLLNLTKKERGRELNDQKGNSVADMAFVLGGGGKGNKVARNFEEIREWRQKISDDMKKRKELEKELEELEENKMKLEDTQKEVQRKVKDVTEEEGEGEGEGEGGGEDMEVKESKKIAKVKKQIEEVKNQIQELQPLEEPVPVLHKVRVFWANELDHHFAESWPDNVEHVLGLPEDDWTNEDLEKMIANQERLVDLHAVLAEKKLAKREEKAKLKEQRAAKKAKKMQPFLPTPEGETGWKSRPRAPKPFTGKAPKWAKEGL; translated from the exons ATGAACTCCCTTCGCACAGCGGCGGCTTCCCGGCCATTACTGGCTGCCATGGCCACCCGGCCAGTCGGTCTGGCGAGTGTGATGATTGCCAGACGGCCAAccacggcggtggtggcgccgAGGCGACTGGCTccggggttggggctggtggtgaggacaAAGACGACAAAGAGCGCTCTTCACCTGCAGATGAatgcgaagaagaaggcggatgCGATtgcggagagggagagggagatggagaggaagatggaggaggcgaaggtgctgggggagaggttgtaTTTGTGGAATCACATCCAGGCGAATCATGTGCTCTGGAGCACGACGAGGGAGCTGAGG GCGAATAAATCCCTGAGACAGGTCCAGTTCACGGGCAAAAAGAACACTCTGATCAAGATCCGCAAGGATTACTGGAGGCCCATGGCTACGATTCAGTTccctgagggggagggggaggcgggcCTGTCGGTTTATCATAAGCTGgtggagctgaagaagaggcACGAGCTGgagtgggatgatgggggggaggaggcgaagaggttgttgaacttgaccaagaaggagagggggagggagttgaaTGATCAGAAGGGGAATTCTGTGGCGGATATGGCGTTTGTgcttgggggtggggggaaagggaacaAGGTCGCGAGGAATTTTGAGGAGATTAGGGAGTGGAGGCAGAAGATTAGTGATGAtatgaaaaaaagaaaagagttggagaaggagttggaggagttggaggagaacAAGATGAAGTTGGAGGATACGCAGAAAGAGGTGCAAAGGAAGGTGAAGGATGTtacagaggaggagggggagggggagggggagggggaaggcgggggggaggatatgGAGGTGAAGGAATCTAAAAAGATCGCAAAGGTGAAGAAGCAGATCGAGGAGGTTAAGAACCAGATCCAGGAGCTACAACCACTGGAGGAACCGGTCCCGGTACTTCACAAAGTCCGCGTGTTCTGGGCCAACGAGCTCGATCACCACTTTGCCGAGAGCTGGCCAGACAACGTCGAGCATGTTCTTGGCTTGCCGGAGGATGATTGGACAAACGAGGACTTGGAAAAGATGATCGCCAACCAGGAGAGGCTGGTGGACCTTCACGCGGTGttggcggagaagaagctggcgaagagggaggagaaggcgaagtTGAAGGAACAGCGtgcggcgaagaaggcgaagaagatgcAGCCGTTTTTGCCTACGCCTGAGGGCGAGACTGGGTGGAAGAGTAGACCAAGAGCGCCGAAGCCGTTCACGGGCAAGGCGCCCAAGTGGGCTAAGGAGGGTCTTTAG
- a CDS encoding uncharacterized protein (EggNog:ENOG503Q4WP) produces MPSDKVPVVVTYEKPGTQPPIYVAGTFSNPPWTPEEMSYTTDQNGEHVFSKEVLGEIGSKHQYKFRIGNGDWWDLAPGQPTVTDSSGNTNHELEIQPPKESKPDSIEDKKPAVVGEEKSSDEPAGLPEKFQGQKESAEEPEEAKAFKPIEVVEETQAPQESVTAPEEAEPLKPTEVVEETPAPKKPVEEPKEAEAPMQSIEETQAPKQPVEAGKEDEAPKQPTETVEETHVPKEVEAPKQPEVVPQAPNEATETSEQPEASKEQTAVTEKSEDPKESTEVVEDLKKPTEVSEESDVPKIRVKDSTTTNIVLPNGSILEAIKAQEIRTQSGAGTPDFVKTAAEVADSAALLHEEVPAKDPRDGLLERAPTPMSKTAETAAEVADTAEVLDQVDAILISEPHIDDDDDDDNLLGPPSASQGDELPALKSPLFPHECPSPPTPGDAVERRESSDDRSPMEDIDPDQIDLNDPTLERFPSNREEIIDTVRKLETSLNEDQASFEGVPPSPVINSPLEGTQDITDYILGDSSIPTSHRGSQHLEVPRPSHGSASSVPVSPSLQVISEAEEPASEENGTTPSPIIFSNPEMKSRPSSLKPRSEDDEGVSLKDSISPRTAEAPKTAGDILFRDTPPLEASGDAAPTKANGLSLEDHSNTSKVADEAEAQVPDDRSAAPAPVAVGERATDDEIAESSHTTALESANNTNSLKKRAAPAPEVEQEIPRVTSPVSNRTTGVEHNGVSWIQAFFRLLFVDIIGGFISRLCGGKKRNTT; encoded by the exons ATGCCGTCGGACAAGGTTCCCGTCGTCGTTACATACGAGAAGCCCGGCACGCAGCCGCCCATCTATGTGGCCGGCACCTTCTCGAACCCACCATGGACTCCCGAGGAGATGTCCTACACCACCGATCAGAATGGCGAGCATGTCTTTTCGAAAGAAGTTCTTGGTGAGATTGGATCCAAGCACCAATACAAATTCCGCATTGGAAACGGTGATTGGTGGGATTTGGCACCGGGTCAGCCAACCGTGACTGATTCTTCTGGCAACACCAATCACGAGCTGGAGATTCAACCACCAAAAGA ATCGAAACCTGATTCGAtcgaggacaagaagccGGCTGTGGTGGGCGAAGAAAAGTCTTCCGATGAACCAGCCGGGCTTCCCGAAAAGTTTCAAGGTCAAAAGGAGTCAGCCGAAGAACCTGAAGAGGCCAAGGCTTTCAAACCAAttgaggtggttgaagaGACCCAGGCCCCGCAGGAGTCAGTCACGGCACCTGAAGAGGCTGAACCTTTGAAGCCAACTGAGGTGGTCGAAGAGACCCCAGCCCCGAAGAAGCCGGTGGAAGAACCCAAGGAGGCTGAAGCTCCAATGCAGTCAATTGAGGAGACTCAAGCCCCCAAACAGCCAGTCGAGGCCGGCAAGGAGGATGAAGCTCCCAAGCAACCTACTGAGACAGTCGAGGAGACTCATGTGCCCAAGGAGGTTGAAGCTCCAAAGCAGCCAGAGGTGGTTCCCCAGGCTCCAAATGAAGCAACTGAGACTTCTGAACAGCCTGAAGCATCCAAGGAACAGACCGCGGTAACAGAAAAGTCTGAAGACCCCAAGGAATCGACCGAAGTGGTTGAAGATTTGAAGAAGCCGACCGAGGTGTCTGAAGAGAGCGACGTCCCAAAGATTCGCGTCAAGGACTCCACGACTACCAACATTGTGTTGCCCAATGGTAGCATACTGGAAGCCATCAAGGCTCAGGAGATCCGAACACAGTCTGGTGCTGGCACTCCAGACTTTGTGAAGACTGCCGCCGAGGTTGCTGATTCTGCTGCGCTTCTGCACGAAGAAGTTCCGGCAAAGGATCCAAGAGACGGCTTGCTCGAGAGGGCACCTACTCCCATGTCCAAAACCGCGGAAACCGCTGCAGAAGTTGCGGATACCGCGGAGGTTTTGGACCAGGTTGAT GCCATCCTCATCTCGGAGCCCCATattgacgacgacgacgacgacgacaacctcctcggccccccAAGCGCCAGCCAAGGCGATGAGCTTCCTGCCCTCAAGTCGCCGCTGTTCCCTCACGAGTGTCCCAGCCCCCCTACGCCCGGTGATGCTGTCGAGCGACGTGAAAGCAGCGACGACAGGTCACCAATGGAGGACATTGACCCTGATCAGATCGACTTGAATGATCCCACACTGGAACGTTTCCCATCCAACCGAGAGGAAATTATCGATACAGTACGTAAACTGGAGACGAGTCTCAACGAGGATCAGGCGTCCTTTGAAGGcgtccccccttcccctgtCATCAACTCTCCCCTGGAAGGAACGCAAGATATCACCGACTACATCCTTGGCGATTCGTCAATCCCTACTTCCCATCGAGGTTCACAGCATCTTGAGGTACCTAGGCCCTCCCATGGCTCTGCGTCCTCCGTCCCGGTGTCACCCTCCCTTCAAGTCATTTCGGAAGCCGAAGAGCCCGCCAGCGAGGAAAACGGAACTACCCCATCACCTATTATATTTTCTAACCCAGAAATGAAGTCCAGGCCCAGCTCTTTGAAACCCCGATCGGAAGATGACGAAGGTGTTTCCCTGAAGGATAGCATCAGCCCTAGGACCGCCGAAGCCCCTAAGACCGCCGGCGATATTCTGTTCAGGGACACACCGCCGCTCGAGGCCTCTGGCGACGCTGCACCTACGAAAGCCAACGGCCTTTCGCTTGAGGACCACTCTAACACCTCCAAGGTAGCCGACGAAGCCGAAGCACAGGTCCCTGACGATAGGTCCGCTGCTCCTGCACCTGTGGCTGTCGGAGAGAGAGCCACCGACGATGAGATTGCCGAATCATCGCATACCACGGCCCTTGAGTcggccaacaacaccaacagcctcAAGAAGAGAGCCGCTCCAGCACCCGAAGTTGAACAAGAGATTCCTAGGGTTACAAGTCCAGTATCGAACCGAACGACGGGCGTTGAGCACAATGGGGTGAGCTGGATCCAGGCCTTTTTCCGGCTGCTCTTTGTGGACATCATCGGAGGCTTCATCAGCAGATTATGTGGCGGCAAAAAACGAAACACGACGTAA
- a CDS encoding uncharacterized protein (COG:S; EggNog:ENOG503P4ID), translating to MAALPPDTIQVKRKRGIDDAPVDFLRVDRSKRYRIISEEVGWVYQRKQVASEQEKKPKHDASLGVPTIVPTQEGDEKRLNRPKKTPRAPSTNASTTLEPVPALAPATVLAPEASDSSDQTVNLRKFHLSRPNSSQPSAGVTKKRGATAVFVERGPKRQKSAILTPQVVKEILDQPNPTQSSTSSSPAKDLPSSSQEAEKKPVVYKRPGTKPRNKTSASESGTTSKPSVPPSMHNRRADMDELSRVMDTWTLGEISKNLDRVEQLNAKSKSSPAKSRFQPKAPKLRYHERHPTENVAQQQRAKDQAAPAAAASTSAMDIDMIDTSDDDDYVIETYERVPVERLRDQAVPAHRIGLLVFDNEPDVADFFYGNDDETDDEFPEDEDDENAENYYAHEYPDEELEWSDEFDHNAYHYAAQNFSENEEWDDRDFADEAWDAGDTVKNF from the exons ATGGCGGCACTACCCCCCGATACGATCCAGGTGAAGCGCAAACGTGGCATCGATGATGCCCCTGTCGACTTTCTCC GGGTCGATAGGAGCAAGCGGTATCGCATCATCTCTGAGGAGGTCGGCTGGGTCTATCAGCGCAAGCAGGTTGCGTCCGAGCAGGAAAAGAAGCCAAAACATGACGCCAGCCTTGGAGTTCCTACCATTGTGCCTACCCAGGAAGGCGATGAGAAGCGACTAAATCGCCCCAAGAAAACCCCCAGGGCCCCGAGCACCAATGCCTCCACGACGCTTGAGCCCGTGCCTGCGTTGGCGCCCGCAACAGTGCTGGCGCCGGAGGCATCCGATTCGAGCGACCAGACAGTTAACCTGCGTAAATTCCACTTGTCGAGGCCCAACTCGTCACAACCATCTGCTGGCGTGACCAAGAAGCGCGGTGCCACTGCCGTCTTTGTTGAGAGAGGCCCAAAGAGACAAAAGTCCGCAATCCTGACCCCCCAGGTTGTGAAGGAGATTCTCgaccaacccaacccaacacaATCCTCAACCAGTTCTTCGCCTGCCAAGGATTTACCTTCATCCTCACAAGaagcggagaagaagcccgTTGTCTACAAGCGACCAGGAACCAAACCTAGGAACAAGACATCAGCATCCGAATCGGGAACAACCTCGAAGCCCTCTGTACCCCCCTCCATGCACAATCGAAGAGCCGACATGGACGAGCTCTCCAGGGTTATGGATACCTGGACACTGGGTGAAATCAGCAAGAATCTAGACCGGGTGGAGCAACTCAATGCCAAATCGAAGTCCAGCCCAGCCAAGTCCCGGTTCCAACCAAAGGCACCCAAGCTCCGCTATCATGAGCGGCATCCGACAGAGAACGTGGCCCAACAGCAACGCGCTAAGGACCAAGCGGCCCCGGCTGCAGCTGCATCAACCTCTGCTATGGACATCGACATGATTGACACCTCGGACGACGATGATTATGTGATTGAGACGTACGAGCGTGTCCCCGTTGAGCGGCTGCGGGACCAGGCGGTACCAGCCCACCGTATCGGGTTGCTTGTTTTTGACAATGAGCCCGATGTCGCCGACTTCTTTTACGGTAATGATGATGAAACCGATGATGAGTTCcctgaagatgaggatgacgagaaCG CGGAGAACTACTATGCCCATGAATATCCcgacgaggagctcgagTGGAGCGATGAGTTTGATCACAACGCTTATCACTATGCAGCCCAAAATTTCTCAGAGAACGAGGAGTGGGACGACCGTGACTTTGCGGATGAAGCCTGGGATGCCGGCGACACAGTCAAGAACTTTTGA